The following are from one region of the Littorina saxatilis isolate snail1 linkage group LG2, US_GU_Lsax_2.0, whole genome shotgun sequence genome:
- the LOC138958683 gene encoding uncharacterized protein yields MPSYVTFYHYTNTSGKNAIVSSGYIMDRPAGHPHAHFGAGTYGTSLAPSEGRYKIANNNWQGHGSNYISSGKVDWAIKVEIPSDKVQQKGGYRDILVHEGRLNLNEYEHEVVRGPTS; encoded by the exons ATGCCTTCCTACGTAACGTTCTATCACTACACGAATACCAGCGGCAAGAATGCCATCGTCAGCAGTGGTTACATCATGGACAGGCCGGCGGGACACCCGCATGCCCATTTTGGTGCTG GAACTTACGGTACGTCCCTCGCACCCAGTGAAGGGAGGTACAAAATAGCCAACAACAACTGGCAGGGTCACGGAAGTAACTATATCAGCAGCGGGAAGGTGGACTGGGCAATCAAGGTGGAGATTCCCTCCGACAAGGTCCAACAAAAAGGTGGTTACAGGGACATCCTCGTTCACGAGGGTCGGCTCAACCTGAACGAATACGAACATGAAGTGGTCAGGGGTCCAACCAGCTAA